In one Serinus canaria isolate serCan28SL12 chromosome 2, serCan2020, whole genome shotgun sequence genomic region, the following are encoded:
- the LOC103812985 gene encoding C-C chemokine receptor type 4, with protein MISSSTESLEVEPSTLYDYYDSYYDAPKLCSKEGVRRFAASFLPVLYSLVFLVGLAGNILVIVVLFKYKRLKSMTDVYLLNLAISDLLFVLSLPFWSYFTVDQWVFGTPWCKIISWIYLVGFYSGIFFIMLMSIDRYLAIVRAVLSLKARTTFHGLITSLVVWLVALSASVPELVFRESFNEHNFTTCKPRFPGNFTTWKLFSTLEVNILGLLIPFIIMTFCYSMIIKTLVHCRNDKKNKAVKMIFVVMIVFFFFWTPYNVVIFLQLLEFMGVIKDCQVSRNLDYAFQVTEILGLFHCCLNPVIYFFMGEKFKKYLKMLFKNWQLPGYFCKWCGVHITYHTESTSSFHTQSTGDQDAL; from the coding sequence atgATTTCTTCAAGTACAGAGTCCCTTGAAGTCGAGCCCTCGACCCTTTATGACTATTACGATAGTTATTACGATGCTCCAAAACTATGCAGTAAAGAAGGCGTCAGGAGGTTTGCAGCCTCCTTCCTACCTGTTCTGTATTCCCTGGTATTCCTGGTCGGGCTCGCTGGAAACATTCTGGTCATCGTGGTCCTCTTCAAATACAAGAGGCTGAAGAGTATGACTGATGTGTACCTGCTAAACCTCGCCATCTCAGATTTGCTCTTCGTTTTATCCTTGCCGTTCTGGTCCTATTTCACAGTAGACCAATGGGTTTTTGGAACTCCCTGGTGTAAAATCATTTCGTGGATCTACCTGGTTGGGTTTTACAGTGGGatattttttattatgcttATGAGCATAGACAGATACCTGGCGATTGTTCGTGCAGTGCTTTCCTTGAAAGCAAGGACAACCTTCCATGGCTTGATTACTAGCCTTGTTGTGTGGCTAGTAGCCCTTTCAGCCTCAGTCCCCGAGCTTGTATTTAGAGAGTCTTTTAATGAACATAATTTTACTACCTGCAAGCCGAGATTTCCGGGCAATTTCACAACATGGAagcttttttccactttggAAGTCAACATTTTAGGGCTCCTAATCCCTTTTATAATTATGACATTTTGCTACTCCATGATCATTAAAACATTAGTTCACTGTAGAAATGACAAAAAGAATAAGGCTGTGAAGATGATTTTTGTTGTCATgattgtgtttttctttttttggacCCCCTACAATGTTGTTATTTTCTTACAACTGCTGGAATTTATGGGAGTCATTAAAGACTGTCAAGTGAGCAGGAATCTGGACTATGCTTTCCAGGTAACAGAAATCCTTGGCCTTTTTCACTGCTGCCTCAACCCAGTCATCTACTTCTTCATGGGGGAGAAATTTAAGAAGTACCTGAAGATGCTCTTTAAGAACTGGCAGTTACCAGGGTATTTCTGCAAGTGGTGTGGAGTTCACATCACTTACCACACTGAATCTACCAGTTCATTCCACACACAGTCTACAGGAGACCAAGACGCTCTGTAA
- the CX3CR1 gene encoding CX3C chemokine receptor 1: MTEAYAEVTTEYIYDEHAFSCNKTDIQEFGKIFLPLFYIAVFALGLTGNLMVVFAIVKGNKKSITDIYLLNLAISDLLFVISLPFWASNTVRGWTLGTTACTAVSSLYYIGFFGGMFFITVISIDRYLAIVRATYSLRSRTVRHGFLVSCGVWAIAVLVSVPQFVFSQLIENYCVAVFPEKLENIWPVFCNMELNTIGFLIPVCIIFYCYCGIIKTLLSCKNQKKVRAIKLILVVVVVFFLFWSPYNVLIFLDTLKHYELFTDCNQIKSLDYAMHLAETIAFSHCCLNPFIYAFAGEKFRKYLYHVCLKCCPFLCFCGPCSHYQVSHSVSYAESVVNSNITQNTSDQDGSVFV; this comes from the coding sequence ATGACAGAGGCGTACGCAGAAGTCACAACTGAATACATTTACGATGAACATGCTTTCTCCTGCAATAAAACCGACATCCAAGagtttgggaaaatatttctgccGCTCTTTTACATCGCCGTGTTTGCTCTTGGCCTCACAGGGAATCTAATGGTGGTTTTTGCCATTGTGAAAGGCAATAAAAAAAGCATCACTGACATCTATCTCCTGAACTTGGCTATCTCTGACCTTCTCTTCGTGATCTCCCTCCCGTTCTGGGCGTCCAACACAGTCCGTGGATGGACCCTTGGGACTACTGCATGTACAGCTGTTTCCTCACTGTATTACATTGGTTTCTTTGGGGGGATGTTCTTTATCACTGTTATCAGCATTGACAGGTACTTGGCCATTGTCCGGGCAACTTATTCTCTGAGGTCCAGAACAGTAAGACACGGCTTTCTTGTAAGCTGCGGAGTGTGGGCAATAGCGGTTCTGGTGTCCGTGCCACAGTTTGTGTTCTCCCAGCTCATAGAAAATTACTGCGTTGCTGtcttcccagagaagctggagaaCATCTGGCCAGTGTTCTGCAATATGGAGCTGAACACCATTGGCTTTCTCATCCCGGTCTGCATCATATTCTATTGCTACTGTGGAATCATCAAAACCCTCCTGTCctgcaaaaatcagaaaaaagtcCGAGCCATAAAACTGATATTGGTcgtggtggtggttttttttctgttttggtcCCCCTACAATGTACTGATTTTTCTAGATACTTTAAAACACTATGAGTTATTCACAGATTGCAACCAAATTAAGTCATTGGACTATGCAATGCACCTGGCTGAAACCATTGCATTCAGTCATTGTTGTCTCAATCCTTTTATCTATGCATTTGCTGGGGAAAAATTCAGGAAATACCTTTATCATGTCTGCTTGAAGTGCTGTCCattcctgtgtttctgtgggCCCTGCAGTCATTACCAAGTCTCTCATTCAGTTAGTTATGCAGAAAGTGTGGTGAACAGCAACATAACCCAGAACACCAGCGACCAGGATGGCTCTGTCTTTGTCTAA